The following coding sequences are from one Anopheles bellator chromosome X, idAnoBellAS_SP24_06.2, whole genome shotgun sequence window:
- the LOC131213838 gene encoding neuroglian isoform X1: MLHVLVVHSLIHSPPRIIKQPPPDEMLFQVAQQGESDKPFLIECEAEGEPTPKYRWIKNGKKFEWQTYDDRMSQQPGRGTLVITSPRDEDLGQYQCFAENEHGTATSNSVFVRKAELNSFKDEPAQTVPADEGKPFKLVCQPPDGWPKPNVYWMIQNMDGGIRSINNSRMTLDPEGNLWFSNVTRDDESNDFFYACAASSMFRSEYKIGNRVLLQVMQTGVSAAQNRHPPKRQYVSRKNEVALKGKQAELFCIYGGTPLPETVWTKNGRAIIWNDKIQQDNYGKSIKIRRVASEDAGTYTCEVSNGVGNADSYSINMGVNAVPYFIIEPEIVNAAEGESAEFRCAAVGDPSPNIMWIHNGKPIQQSPRNPRRVVSPNRIYFSKLQKEDTGNYGCNATNSLGYVYKDVYLNVLALAPEITDPPKREFTVDQRNVTMTCRVFGAPKPQVKWIRNERELTGGRYQTLPTGDLFIRDVKFDDAGEYTCHAVNKLGSKTASGELIVKEHTVINEPPKDYEVEAGTTATFRCNAVADSSLELMIEWLTNGEVIDFETQPRFIRTSDNSLMIAKTIELDTGTYSCLAKTELDEVMANATLTVMDRPNPPTIEYVTCWEKMAKIVWSSNGDNRSPILHYILEYNTSWTPDTWGVLWEDIPGTDLSWVINLSPWNNYTFRLIAVNKVGQSLPSPHSEVCTTPTNVPFQYPDGVEGEGTEPHNLVIKWNPLAEVDHNAPGFHYRVYWRRMIDSATWSSVDVHDWRQSSYTVESLPTFTQYHIKVVAVNDRGESNVGGMEKFVFSGEDTPLDAPTNFTLIQVTGPSTAIVSWNPVANESLRGYFKGYKIQTWTEADGEENLREVLITADSKQALVTDFVPDSTNYARILAYNGRYNGPASTTISFDTPEGVPSTIQSLEAYPLGSSAFLLRWKRPLQPNGKLTGYKIYYEEIKGTTVGPRSEREPHIADPARLEAKLGRLKPSSKYRIHVVATTKAGEGQDFHIERATLSSVGMPPDVPNFSWENLPSDNGLANVKVMWLPPLGGKTGSHFYVKYRIKDQPAWQMTDAEVYENFLVVRGINPNHLYEFRVVSVDGEYETESVTQEVDTYGIQSSVRVDDNIATAGWFIGMMLAIAFLILVLIIICIVKRNRGGKYDVHDRELQNGRNDYTEEEGGFPEYSQPVLRDYSLDNKSQGRQSLNSQKVGPESDTDSMAEYGEGDTGGQFTEDGSFIGQYVPGKPPVSAQSTPQNPSLQVGSLSTPSEQSGSTRKRVAQNSPCRPSGVIYN; the protein is encoded by the exons ATGCTCCACGTACTCGTGGTGCACAGTTTGA TTCATTCTCCACCGCGCATCATCAAACAACCTCCCCCGGACGAGATGCTCTTCCAAGTGGCACAGCAGGGCGAAAGCGATAAACCCTTTCTGATTGAGTGCGAGGCAGAAGGTGAACCTACGCCAAA GTATCGATggataaaaaacggaaaaaagttCGAGTGGCAAACGTACGATGATCGGATGTCGCAGCAGCCTGGCCGCGGTACGCTGGTGATAACCTCTCCGCGCGACGAAGACCTTGGGCAGTATCAGTGCTTCGCCGAAAACGAGCATGGTACGGCAACCTCGAATTCCGTGTTTGTGCGCAAGGCAGAGCTGAACTCGTTTAAGGACGAACCGGCACAGACGGTTCCGGCCGACGAGGGGAAACCTTTCAAGCTCGTATGCCAACCGCCAGACGGCTGGCCCAAACCGAACGTTTACTGGATGATTCAGAACATGGACGGTGGGATCCGGAGTATCAACAACTCACGCATGACGCTCGATCCGGAGGGGAATCTGTGGTTCTCGAACGTTACGCGCGACGATGAGTCGAACGACTTCTTCTACGCTTGCGCCGCGTCGTCGATGTTCAGGAGCGAGTATAAGATCGGCAATCGAGTACTGCTGCAGGTGATGCAGACGGGCGTCTCAGCTGCGCAGAACCGGCACCCACCGAAGCGCCAGTATGTGTCGCGCAAGAACGAGGTCGCTCTAAAGGGTAAGCAGGCGGAGCTGTTCTGTATCTACGGTGGCACGCCTCTGCCGGAAACGGTGTGGACGAAGAATGGGCGTGCGATCATCTGGAACGATAAGATACAGCAAGACAACTACGGCAAGTCAATCAAGATACGGCGCGTCGCATCCGAGGACGCCGGCACGTACACCTGCGAGGTATCGAACGGGGTCGGCAACGCGGACTCGTACTCAATCAACATGGGCGTGAACGCGGTGCCGTACTTTATCATCGAGCCAGAGATCGTGAACGCGGCCGAGGGCGAATCGGCCGAGTTTCGGTGCGCGGCCGTCGGTGACCCAAGCCCCAATATCATGTGGATCCACAACGGGAAACCGATCCAGCAGAGCCCGCGCAATCCGCGCCGCGTGGTCAGTCCCAATAGGATCTACTTTAGCAAGCTACAGAAAGAGGACACTGGCAACTATGGCTGCAACGCGACCAACTCGCTCGGCTACGTGTACAAGGACGTGTACCTGAACGTGCTAGCGCTGGCACCAGAAATTACCGATCCGCCCAAGCGTGAATTCACCGTGGACCAACGCAACGTGACAATGACGTGCCGGGTGTTTGGGGCACCGAAGCCACAGGTAAAGTGGATACGCAACGAGCGCGAGCTGACTGGCGGCCGCTATCAAACGTTACCGACCGGGGACCTCTTCATCCGGGACGTTAAGTTCGACGATGCCGGCGAGTACACGTGCCACGCGGTCAACAAACTCGGCTCAAAGACTGCATCCGGTGAGCTGATCGTGAAGGAGCACACCGTCATCAACGAGCCGCCGAAGGACTACGAGGTGGAGGCGGGCACGACCGCAACCTTCCGCTGCAACGCTGTGGCTGACTCGTCGCTCGAGCTGATGATCGAGTGGCTCACCAACGGTGAGGTGATTGATTTCGAAACGCAGCCGCGCTTCATCCGCACATCGGACAACTCGCTCATGATTGCGAAAACGATCGAGCTGGACACCGGTACCTACAGCTGCTTGGCGAAGACGGAACTGGATGAGGTTATGGCGAACGCGACGCTCACCGTAATGGACCGACCGAATCCCCCGACGATCGAGTACGTCACCTGCTGGGAAAAGATGGCGAAGATCGTATGGTCCTCGAACGGGGACAATCGGTCACCAATCCTTCACTACATCCTCGAGTACAACACCTCGTGGACGCCGGATACCTGGGGTGTACTGTGGGAAGACATACCCGGTACCGATCTCTCCTGGGTGATCAATCTTTCGCCGTGGAACAACTACACGTTCCGCCTGATTGCCGTCAATAAGGTCGGCCAATCGCTTCCGTCGCCACACAGCGAAGTGTGCACGACTCCGACGAACGTTCCGTTCCAGTACCCGGATGGGGTCGAAGGGGAAGGTACCGAGCCACACAATCTCGTCATCAAGTGGAATCCATTGGCAGAAGTCGATCATAATGCCCCCGGTTTCCACTACCGAGTCTACTGGCGCCGGATGATAGATAGTGCAACGTGGAGCTCGGTGGACGTACACGACTGGCGCCAGTCCTCGTACACGGTGGAAAGTTTGCCTACCTTCACCCAGTACCACATCAAGGTTGTTGCGGTGAACGATCGGGGCGAGTCCAACGTTGGGGGCATGGAAAAGTTCGTCTTTTCCGGCGAGGACACACCACTCGACGCACCGACCAACTTCACGTTGATTCAGGTTACCGGACCCTCGACCGCGATTGTTAGCTGGAATCCAGTGGCGAACGAGTCGTTGCGTGGTTACTTTAAGGGCTACAAGATTCAAACCTGGACCGAGGCGGACGGCGAGGAGAACCTGCGCGAGGTGCTCATCACCGCCGACTCGAAACAAGCCCTCGTTACTGACTTTGTGCCGGACTCTACCAACTATGCACGCATTTTGGCATACAATGGGCGCTACAATGGACCGGCCAGCACTACCATTTCGTTCGACACGCCCGAAGGCGTACCGAGCACGATCCAGTCGCTCGAAGCATACCCGCTTGGTTCGTCCGCCTTCCTGCTGCGCTGGAAGCGTCCGCTGCAACCAAACGGTAAGCTCACCGGCTACAAAATCTACTACGAAGAGATCAAGGGCACGACTGTTGGGCCGCGGTCCGAGCGTGAACCGCACATTGCCGATCCGGCTAGATTGGAGGCGAAACTTGGTCGCCTCAAGCCCAGCTCGAAGTATCGCATTCACGTGGTAGCCACCACGAAGGCAGGCGAAGGACAAGA CTTTCACATCGAACGCGCGACTTTGTCCAGTGTGGGTATGCCACCGGATGTGCCGAATTTCAGCTGGGAAAATCTGCCCTCCGATAACGGGCTGGCTAACGTGAAGGTGATGTGGTTGCCACCACTCGGTGGTAAAACCGGTTCGCACTTCTACGTTAAGTACCGCATCAAGGACCAGCCGGCGTGGCAGATGACAGACGCCGAGGTGTACGAAAATTTCCTCGTCGTGCGGGGTATCAACCCAAATCACCTGTACGAGTTCCGCGTCGTTTCAGTCGATGGGGAATACGAGACCGAATCAGTCACGCAAGAAGTCGACACCTACGGCATCC AGAGTTCGGTACGCGTCGACGACAACATAGCGACCGCCGGCTGGTTCATCGGCATGATGCTTGCCATTGCCTTTTTGATTCTGGTCCTGATCATCATCTGTATCGTAAAACGTAACCGTGGCGGCAAGTATGACGTGCATGATCGCGAACTGCAAAACGGTCGCAACGACTACACCGAGGAAGAGGGCGGTTTTCCCGAGTACTCGCAACC
- the LOC131213838 gene encoding neuroglian isoform X2, which translates to MLHVLVVHSLIHSPPRIIKQPPPDEMLFQVAQQGESDKPFLIECEAEGEPTPKYRWIKNGKKFEWQTYDDRMSQQPGRGTLVITSPRDEDLGQYQCFAENEHGTATSNSVFVRKAELNSFKDEPAQTVPADEGKPFKLVCQPPDGWPKPNVYWMIQNMDGGIRSINNSRMTLDPEGNLWFSNVTRDDESNDFFYACAASSMFRSEYKIGNRVLLQVMQTGVSAAQNRHPPKRQYVSRKNEVALKGKQAELFCIYGGTPLPETVWTKNGRAIIWNDKIQQDNYGKSIKIRRVASEDAGTYTCEVSNGVGNADSYSINMGVNAVPYFIIEPEIVNAAEGESAEFRCAAVGDPSPNIMWIHNGKPIQQSPRNPRRVVSPNRIYFSKLQKEDTGNYGCNATNSLGYVYKDVYLNVLALAPEITDPPKREFTVDQRNVTMTCRVFGAPKPQVKWIRNERELTGGRYQTLPTGDLFIRDVKFDDAGEYTCHAVNKLGSKTASGELIVKEHTVINEPPKDYEVEAGTTATFRCNAVADSSLELMIEWLTNGEVIDFETQPRFIRTSDNSLMIAKTIELDTGTYSCLAKTELDEVMANATLTVMDRPNPPTIEYVTCWEKMAKIVWSSNGDNRSPILHYILEYNTSWTPDTWGVLWEDIPGTDLSWVINLSPWNNYTFRLIAVNKVGQSLPSPHSEVCTTPTNVPFQYPDGVEGEGTEPHNLVIKWNPLAEVDHNAPGFHYRVYWRRMIDSATWSSVDVHDWRQSSYTVESLPTFTQYHIKVVAVNDRGESNVGGMEKFVFSGEDTPLDAPTNFTLIQVTGPSTAIVSWNPVANESLRGYFKGYKIQTWTEADGEENLREVLITADSKQALVTDFVPDSTNYARILAYNGRYNGPASTTISFDTPEGVPSTIQSLEAYPLGSSAFLLRWKRPLQPNGKLTGYKIYYEEIKGTTVGPRSEREPHIADPARLEAKLGRLKPSSKYRIHVVATTKAGEGQDFHIERATLSSVGMPPDVPNFSWENLPSDNGLANVKVMWLPPLGGKTGSHFYVKYRIKDQPAWQMTDAEVYENFLVVRGINPNHLYEFRVVSVDGEYETESVTQEVDTYGIQSSVRVDDNIATAGWFIGMMLAIAFLILVLIIICIVKRNRGGKYDVHDRELQNGRNDYTEEEGGFPEYSQPLDNKSQGRQSLNSQKVGPESDTDSMAEYGEGDTGGQFTEDGSFIGQYVPGKPPVSAQSTPQNPSLQVGSLSTPSEQSGSTRKRVAQNSPCRPSGVIYN; encoded by the exons ATGCTCCACGTACTCGTGGTGCACAGTTTGA TTCATTCTCCACCGCGCATCATCAAACAACCTCCCCCGGACGAGATGCTCTTCCAAGTGGCACAGCAGGGCGAAAGCGATAAACCCTTTCTGATTGAGTGCGAGGCAGAAGGTGAACCTACGCCAAA GTATCGATggataaaaaacggaaaaaagttCGAGTGGCAAACGTACGATGATCGGATGTCGCAGCAGCCTGGCCGCGGTACGCTGGTGATAACCTCTCCGCGCGACGAAGACCTTGGGCAGTATCAGTGCTTCGCCGAAAACGAGCATGGTACGGCAACCTCGAATTCCGTGTTTGTGCGCAAGGCAGAGCTGAACTCGTTTAAGGACGAACCGGCACAGACGGTTCCGGCCGACGAGGGGAAACCTTTCAAGCTCGTATGCCAACCGCCAGACGGCTGGCCCAAACCGAACGTTTACTGGATGATTCAGAACATGGACGGTGGGATCCGGAGTATCAACAACTCACGCATGACGCTCGATCCGGAGGGGAATCTGTGGTTCTCGAACGTTACGCGCGACGATGAGTCGAACGACTTCTTCTACGCTTGCGCCGCGTCGTCGATGTTCAGGAGCGAGTATAAGATCGGCAATCGAGTACTGCTGCAGGTGATGCAGACGGGCGTCTCAGCTGCGCAGAACCGGCACCCACCGAAGCGCCAGTATGTGTCGCGCAAGAACGAGGTCGCTCTAAAGGGTAAGCAGGCGGAGCTGTTCTGTATCTACGGTGGCACGCCTCTGCCGGAAACGGTGTGGACGAAGAATGGGCGTGCGATCATCTGGAACGATAAGATACAGCAAGACAACTACGGCAAGTCAATCAAGATACGGCGCGTCGCATCCGAGGACGCCGGCACGTACACCTGCGAGGTATCGAACGGGGTCGGCAACGCGGACTCGTACTCAATCAACATGGGCGTGAACGCGGTGCCGTACTTTATCATCGAGCCAGAGATCGTGAACGCGGCCGAGGGCGAATCGGCCGAGTTTCGGTGCGCGGCCGTCGGTGACCCAAGCCCCAATATCATGTGGATCCACAACGGGAAACCGATCCAGCAGAGCCCGCGCAATCCGCGCCGCGTGGTCAGTCCCAATAGGATCTACTTTAGCAAGCTACAGAAAGAGGACACTGGCAACTATGGCTGCAACGCGACCAACTCGCTCGGCTACGTGTACAAGGACGTGTACCTGAACGTGCTAGCGCTGGCACCAGAAATTACCGATCCGCCCAAGCGTGAATTCACCGTGGACCAACGCAACGTGACAATGACGTGCCGGGTGTTTGGGGCACCGAAGCCACAGGTAAAGTGGATACGCAACGAGCGCGAGCTGACTGGCGGCCGCTATCAAACGTTACCGACCGGGGACCTCTTCATCCGGGACGTTAAGTTCGACGATGCCGGCGAGTACACGTGCCACGCGGTCAACAAACTCGGCTCAAAGACTGCATCCGGTGAGCTGATCGTGAAGGAGCACACCGTCATCAACGAGCCGCCGAAGGACTACGAGGTGGAGGCGGGCACGACCGCAACCTTCCGCTGCAACGCTGTGGCTGACTCGTCGCTCGAGCTGATGATCGAGTGGCTCACCAACGGTGAGGTGATTGATTTCGAAACGCAGCCGCGCTTCATCCGCACATCGGACAACTCGCTCATGATTGCGAAAACGATCGAGCTGGACACCGGTACCTACAGCTGCTTGGCGAAGACGGAACTGGATGAGGTTATGGCGAACGCGACGCTCACCGTAATGGACCGACCGAATCCCCCGACGATCGAGTACGTCACCTGCTGGGAAAAGATGGCGAAGATCGTATGGTCCTCGAACGGGGACAATCGGTCACCAATCCTTCACTACATCCTCGAGTACAACACCTCGTGGACGCCGGATACCTGGGGTGTACTGTGGGAAGACATACCCGGTACCGATCTCTCCTGGGTGATCAATCTTTCGCCGTGGAACAACTACACGTTCCGCCTGATTGCCGTCAATAAGGTCGGCCAATCGCTTCCGTCGCCACACAGCGAAGTGTGCACGACTCCGACGAACGTTCCGTTCCAGTACCCGGATGGGGTCGAAGGGGAAGGTACCGAGCCACACAATCTCGTCATCAAGTGGAATCCATTGGCAGAAGTCGATCATAATGCCCCCGGTTTCCACTACCGAGTCTACTGGCGCCGGATGATAGATAGTGCAACGTGGAGCTCGGTGGACGTACACGACTGGCGCCAGTCCTCGTACACGGTGGAAAGTTTGCCTACCTTCACCCAGTACCACATCAAGGTTGTTGCGGTGAACGATCGGGGCGAGTCCAACGTTGGGGGCATGGAAAAGTTCGTCTTTTCCGGCGAGGACACACCACTCGACGCACCGACCAACTTCACGTTGATTCAGGTTACCGGACCCTCGACCGCGATTGTTAGCTGGAATCCAGTGGCGAACGAGTCGTTGCGTGGTTACTTTAAGGGCTACAAGATTCAAACCTGGACCGAGGCGGACGGCGAGGAGAACCTGCGCGAGGTGCTCATCACCGCCGACTCGAAACAAGCCCTCGTTACTGACTTTGTGCCGGACTCTACCAACTATGCACGCATTTTGGCATACAATGGGCGCTACAATGGACCGGCCAGCACTACCATTTCGTTCGACACGCCCGAAGGCGTACCGAGCACGATCCAGTCGCTCGAAGCATACCCGCTTGGTTCGTCCGCCTTCCTGCTGCGCTGGAAGCGTCCGCTGCAACCAAACGGTAAGCTCACCGGCTACAAAATCTACTACGAAGAGATCAAGGGCACGACTGTTGGGCCGCGGTCCGAGCGTGAACCGCACATTGCCGATCCGGCTAGATTGGAGGCGAAACTTGGTCGCCTCAAGCCCAGCTCGAAGTATCGCATTCACGTGGTAGCCACCACGAAGGCAGGCGAAGGACAAGA CTTTCACATCGAACGCGCGACTTTGTCCAGTGTGGGTATGCCACCGGATGTGCCGAATTTCAGCTGGGAAAATCTGCCCTCCGATAACGGGCTGGCTAACGTGAAGGTGATGTGGTTGCCACCACTCGGTGGTAAAACCGGTTCGCACTTCTACGTTAAGTACCGCATCAAGGACCAGCCGGCGTGGCAGATGACAGACGCCGAGGTGTACGAAAATTTCCTCGTCGTGCGGGGTATCAACCCAAATCACCTGTACGAGTTCCGCGTCGTTTCAGTCGATGGGGAATACGAGACCGAATCAGTCACGCAAGAAGTCGACACCTACGGCATCC AGAGTTCGGTACGCGTCGACGACAACATAGCGACCGCCGGCTGGTTCATCGGCATGATGCTTGCCATTGCCTTTTTGATTCTGGTCCTGATCATCATCTGTATCGTAAAACGTAACCGTGGCGGCAAGTATGACGTGCATGATCGCGAACTGCAAAACGGTCGCAACGACTACACCGAGGAAGAGGGCGGTTTTCCCGAGTACTCGCAACC